The following proteins are co-located in the Vigna unguiculata cultivar IT97K-499-35 chromosome 9, ASM411807v1, whole genome shotgun sequence genome:
- the LOC114196086 gene encoding GTP-binding protein At2g22870, with amino-acid sequence MVLLLHLPRFPLYLITSSQSLPLRALATSSKTTLLRPPKASLTTTEPVTVANPSATELSLEKLFVPPETTVSLDTARVLNGSNIILSKYANDALISQAEFVKSSVKTEDCPSDGLPEFALVGRSNVGKSSLLNSLVRRKKLALTSKKPGKTQCINHFRINDSWYLVDLPGYGYASAPHELRMDWAEFTKDYFLNRSTLVSVFLLIDASIPAKQIDLDYASWLGQNQIPMTIIFTKCDKRKKKKNGGKRPEENVDDFQHLIRGFFQSVPPWIMTSSVTHQGRDEILLHMAQLRNYWLKH; translated from the exons ATGGTTCTTCTTCTGCACCTTCCAAGGTTCCCTCTCTACTTGATTACTTCATCTCAATCCCTTCCTCTCCGAGCCCTCGCCACTTCCTCCAAAACCACCCTCTTAAGACCACCCAAAGCCTCGCTCACCACCACAGAACCCGTGACCGTTGCAAACCCTTCCGCAACAGAACTATCCCTCGAGAAGCTCTTCGTTCCGCCGGAGACCACCGTGTCTCTCGACACCGCGAGAGTGTTGAACGGTTCCAACATTATTCTCAGCAAATACGCAAACGACGCTCTGATATCGCAGGCCGAATTTGTGAAAAGCAGTGTGAAAACTGAAGACTGCCCCTCCGATGGCCTCCCTGAATTCGCTCTCGTTGGTCGCTCCAATGTCGGCAAATCCTCGCTCCTCAACTCTCTCGTGCGCCGCAAGAAGCTCGCCTTAACTTCCAAGAAACCTG GCAAAACGCAATGCATTAACCATTTTCGGATTAATGATAGCTGGTACCTGGTTGATTTGCCTGGATATGG GTATGCATCTGCACCACATGAACTTAGAATGGATTGGGCAGAATTCACCAAGGACTATTTTCTTAACCGTTCAACATTAGTTTCAGTATTCCTTCTAATAGATGCTAGCATTCCTGCTAAACAAATCGATCTTGACTATGCCAGTTGGTTGGGTCAGAATCAG ATCCCAATGACAATAATCTTTACCAAATGTGACAAgcggaagaagaaaaaaaacggAGGCAAAAGACCAGAGGAAAACGTTGATGATTTTCAGCACTTGATTCGAGGTTTCTTCCAATCAGTGCCTCCATGGATCATGACCAGTAGTGTGACTCATCAGGGTCGTGATGAAATACTTCTGCATATGGCCCAGCTACGGAACTATTGGCTTAAGCACTAA
- the LOC114164398 gene encoding uncharacterized protein LOC114164398 — protein sequence MGYIHYGRNGLRHVFRFKSSTGVVTNSARSQPRSCAPLIGNVHFSTTSDSRIVQDLLAEVERDRLRERNERLRLGLDTADIDAEPEQDYMGVGPLIAKLEKEKEKQKGSEDLNRYEEPTDSDDDSDEETQDDADKRHRDFERKYGRHKDLLKSFTDAETLDEAFNCMTKIDKFEHKHFRLRPEYRVIGELTNRLKVATEQKDRFVLQNKLNRALRLVQWKEAYDPDNPANYGVIQREQPDAAAAADAREEAELEKEKEELIGEGDNADEEEEEFDDMKEKDNILLAKLEAIDRKLEEKLAELEYTFGRKGKALEEEIKDLAEDRNELTEQKRKPLYRKGFDTRLIDMNRTCKVTKGGQVVKYTAMVACGNYNGVIGFAKAKGPAVPVALQKAYEKCFQNLHYVERHEEHTIAHAIQTSYKKTKVYLWPAPTTTGMKAGRTVESILHLAGLKNVKSKVIGSRNPHNTVKAVFKALNAIETPRDVQEKFGRTVVEKYLL from the exons ATGGGTTACATCCACTATGGAAGAAACGGTCTCCGCCACGTATTCAGATTCAAATCCTCCACCGGCGTCGTCACTAACTCCGCCAGATCGCAACCGAGGTCATGCGCTCCTCTCATCGGGAATGTTCATTTCTCCACCACTTCTGACTCCAGAATCGTGCAGGACCTTCTAGCGGAGGTGGAGCGCGACAGACTCAGGGAGCGAAACGAGCGATTGAGACTCGGTTTGGACACGGCGGACATCGACGCGGAGCCCGAGCAGGACTACATGGGCGTGGGGCCACTCATCGCGAAgctggagaaggagaaggagaagcaGAAGGGATCGGAGGACTTGAATCGCTACGAGGAGCCCACGGACTCCGATGACGATTCCGACGAGGAAACCCAGGACGACGCCGACAAACGGCACCGCGATTTCGAGCGCAAGTACGGGCGCCACAAGGACCTTCTCAAGAGCTTCACCGACGCCGAAACCCTCGATGAGGCCTTCAATTGCATGACCAAAATTGACAAGTTCGAGCACAAGCATTTCCGCCTACGTCCGGAATATAGGGTTATCGGCGAGCTCACGAACCGGCTTAAGGTGGCGACGGAGCAGAAGGATAGGTTTGTTCTGCAGAATAAGCTTAATAGGGCGTTGAGGTTGGTGCAGTGGAAGGAGGCCTATGATCCTGATAACCCTGCCAATTATGGTGTGATTCAGCGTGAGCAGCCGGATGCTGCTGCCGCCGCGGATGCGCGGGAAGAAGCTGagttggagaaggagaaggaggagctGATTGGGGAAGGGGATAATGCTgatgaggaggaggaggagttTGATGACATGAAGGAGAAGGATAATATACTGCTGGCAAAACTTGAGGCTATCGACAGGAAGCTTGAGGAAAAGCTGGCGGAGCTTGAATATACGTTTGGGAGGAAGGGGAAGGCACTGGAGGAAGAGATCAAGGATCTTGCTGAGGACAGAAATGAATTGACTGAGCAGAAGAGAAAGCCGCTTTACCGGAAG GGTTTTGATACAAGATTGATAGACATGAACCGAACTTGTAAAGTCACCAag GGAGGACAAGTTGTGAAGTATACTGCCATGGTAGCTTGTGGAAACTATAATGGTGTTATTGGTTTTGCAAAAGCCAAAGGCCCTGCAGTCCCAGTTGCCCTTCAGAAG GCCTACGAGAAATGCTTTCAGAATTTGCATTATGTAGAGCGACATGAGGAGCATACAATTGCCCATGCAATTCAAACGTCTTATAAAAAGACCAAG GTGTATCTTTGGCCTGCTCCAACTACAACTGGTATGAAAGCTGGCAGAACAGTCGAATCCATACTTCACTTGGCTGGTTTAAAGAATGTCAAGTCGAAG GTCATTGGTTCCAGAAATCCTCATAATACAGTTAAAGCTGTCTTCAAAGCACTTAATGCG ATTGAAACACCAAGGGATGTTCAAGAGAAGTTTGGCAGGACTGTGGTTGAGAAGTATCTGTTGTAA